One Megalops cyprinoides isolate fMegCyp1 chromosome 23, fMegCyp1.pri, whole genome shotgun sequence genomic region harbors:
- the si:ch211-244b2.3 gene encoding uncharacterized protein si:ch211-244b2.3 translates to MASSSESENNGEAGGSMPYRWQIKGENGWMDITNCHIIEAQYSRPNAKGIILYNTQFGAISIDFNNMKVLHKHGLRVRRLSSSQPGLETEWIWYYSGNRGWVQYGEKDSKGKVSSVQSSRIEREFQSNPNGSIQFSVDTTTYQISFRAMTQRNLSTNMSRRVRRRPKFNSVLKINSPAVPPLLQNAAPVGGSWKWQFMADEGVWTDYISPDCSVDSDEIERRYQRNPQDQVKFTSSIFSYTLDFTGMYQVNNTFGTQRTVRRVQAGNPQQNSSSSAGTQHRWQFRDVNGVWKDYVQSDQQGGCSVSGQDIESQFQQNPSGTMRFTTASFVYELDFSAMTQRNLLTETTRPVRRL, encoded by the exons ATGGCTTCGAGCAGTGAAAGCGAGAACA ACGGTGAGGCTGGTGGCAGCATGCCCTACAGATGGCAGATAAAAGGTGAAAACGGCTGGATGGACATCACTAACTGCCACATCATCGAGGCCCAGTACTCACGTCCCAATGCCAAAGGCATAATTCTGTACAACACTCAGTTTGG agcCATCTCCATTGATTTCAATAACATGAAGGTCCTCCACAAACACGGACTGCGGGTCAGACGCTTGAGTTCCTCCCAGCCCGGCCTGGAGACAGAGTGGATTTGGTACTACAGTGGAAACCGAGGCTGGGTGCAATATGGAGAGAAG GACTCCAAGGGCAAGGTCTCCTCGGTGCAGAGCTCCAGGATCGAGAGGGAGTTCCAGAGCAACCCCAACGGCTCTATCCAGTTCTCCGTCGACACGACCACCTACCAGATCAGCTTCAGAG CGATGACTCAAAGAAACCTGAGTACAAATATGAGCCGAAGGGTGAGGCGGCGCCCTAAATTCAACTCTGTCCTCAAAATcaacag CCCTGCAGTTCCCCCTCTCCTGCAGAACGCTGCCCCCGTTGGAGGCAGCTGGAAATGGCAGTTCATGGCAGACGAGGGGGTTTGGACCGACTACATCTCCCCC GACTGCTCAGTGGACAGCGACGAGATCGAGAGACGCTACCAGAGGAATCCTCAGGACCAAGTGAAGTTTACCTCCAGTATATTCAGCTACACTCTGGACTTCACAG GGATGTATCAGGTAAACAACACCTTTGGGACCCAAAGAACTGTGAGGAGGGTGCAGGCGGGTAACCCACAGCAGAACAG CTCAAGCTCTGCTGGGACACAGCACAGATGGCAGTTTAGGGACGTCAATGGGGTCTGGAAAGACTATGTCCAG AGTGATCAGCAGGGCGGCTGCAGTGTGTCAGGGCAGGACATAGAGTCGCAGTTCCAGCAGAACCCCAGCGGAACCATGAGGTTTACCACAGCGAGCTTCGTCTATGAGCTGGACTTCTCAG CCATGACACAGAGAAACCTGTTGACTGAGACGACCAGACCGGTACGCCGTCTCTAG